TGTCGCCATTGGTGAATATATATGTAAATAAAAACACCTCACTCATTTGCAGTGAGTGAGGTGCCAGGTTATGTGCTATCATCCCACTCACGCGAAACGCGTGACGATAATTAGGGTCGGGACGAAGAGATTTAAAATCATTTCAGCGTAACAACTAAGTTCAGCGAAATTTCGCTCATTTCTTGTTGGTGATACAAATTAGCAGGCTATCTTTTTATTTTCCAAACATTAACAGCTTTTTTTGTCAATATTCTACGATTAATACCAAATTTAACATTGGTAAAGCATCATATACGGAAAACAATTAATTTTGAATTTCAAAATCACCATTCAAATGCTTACCACCGAATCATCTTCCAACTACCATGATCTTGAAAAAATGAGCGTTCAGGACATTCTGACTTCCATTAATAACGAAGACCAGACCGTCCCAAATGCTGTTCAGAGATCCATTCCGCAAATAGAAGCCCTTGTTGAGCAGATCGTTCCGCGCATGAAAAAGGGAGGCCGCCTCTTCTATATCGGCGCCGGTACCAGCGGAAGATTGGGAGTGGTGGACGCATCAGAATGCCCGCCGACATTTGGCGTACCTTTTGATCTCGTGGTAGGAATTATTGCAGGAGGAGATACTGCCATCAGAAAAGCGGTGGAAAATGCAGAAGACGATTGGAACCAGGCCTGGATTGACCTGAAACCGTATGAACCCAATGAAAACGACACATTAATAGGCATAGCAGCATCAGGCCGCACACCTTATGTGATTGGCGGACTGAATGAAGCGCAAAAAGCACGTCTGCTGACGGGCTGTGTGGTGTGCAATGATGGCTCACCTGTCGCCAAAGCAGCCGAATTTCCCGTGGAAGTAGTAGTAGGCCCTGAATTTTTGACAGGAAGCACGAGAATGAAATCCGGTACCGCTCAGAAACTGGTCCTTAATATGATTTCAACGGCTGTCATGATCCGGCTGGGCAAAGTGAAAGGTAACAAAATGGTGGATATGCAGCTTACGAATGAAAAACTGGTCAATCGGGCGCAGCAAATGATTATCGACGAGCTGCATGTGAATGCGGCCGAGGCTGAGAAATTGCTGAATCAATATGGAAGTGTTCGGGGCGCCATTGAATCGTTGCAGAAATAGATTTTAGATTTTCAGAACAATTTTCCCAAACTGCTGTCCCGAATCCATCAGACGCAAGGCTTTTTCAGCATCATCGAGCCGAAAAACGGTGTCAATGATGGGTATTATCTCTTTTTCTTCCACAAATTTTATCATTTCCTGAAACTCTGACTCTGTGCCCATTGTGGTTCCGAGGATGTTGAGCTGCTTGAAAAATACTTTGGCGGGAACAATGTCCGTGATGTTGCCAGTTCCACCTCCATAGAAGCAAATTCTCGCGCCGGGGGCTGCAATGTCAGTCAGCTTGGCGAATCCCGGACCGCCGGCGCTATCGATAATGACATTGAAATAACCCAATTTCGGACCGCGCGCTTTTACCAGCAAATCCCGAAACCAGGTTGGATTTTTATAGTTAACCCCACCCTTTGCACCCATTTCAATGGCTTTCTGGATTTTTTGATCCGAGCCGGAAGTAACCCAAACTTCCGCACCGGCTGCGATGGCAAACTGGATTACGAATAACGCGACGCCTCCGCCTGCACCAGTAACCAACACTTTGTCTCCTGGCTGCCACTTCGCCCGGGTATGCAATGAACGCCAGGCGGTTAACGCGCCAAGTGGTAATGTGGCCGCTTGCTCGAATGAGAGATATGCTGGTTTTTGAACCAGATAAGGGGCTTCTACTTTGACATATTCTGCAAAAGTCCCGTTATCCGGCAAACCTAGTATTTTGTGCTCATCTCCGTAAAAATCAGGATTTTCGCCCCAATTCTGAGATGGATTAATGATCACTTCCTTGCCCAGCCACGCGGAATCCACGCCTTCGCCAATTTCACTTACAATGCCCGCACCATCCGATCCCGGAATAATGGGCGTAGTGATTTTGGGATAAAGTCCTTTTTGAATCCAGACGTCGCGGTGATTTAATGAAGCTGCTTTCAGCTGAACAATCACCTCACCAGCACCGGCCTGTGGTTTTTCAACGTCTTCAATGACCAGAGGCTCGTGAAGGTTTTTGATAATTGCAGCTTTCATTCAATTCGGGCTTAGATATCTGAATAGTCGGTCGGCGTTAAATAGAAGCTCGTGTTTTTGGACACATTATTCTGATACTCGGGGTTTACTTTCAATTTGTTCCACTCCGCATCGGCACTGAATGCTTTCCAATGCTCGTCACGGGATGCCTTGTTGTCGAATGTGGTCATATACATCAAGTTTGGCTGATGGCTGCCTGCAATTACTTCTGCATAGAATACCGCATTAAAGCCAAGTCGCTCAAAAAGAGGAACTTCTCCGCCGTCGTTGAACATTTTCACCTTGTTCCGATAGATTTTTTCAGTGTGGCCTTCGTAGCTGCGCAATTCATAAACGCGCTCCGATTTTGGACCGGTTAATGCTGGCTTTTTGTGCATCGGCATGCCTGTAAATGCTTGCAAAACAATTGTTTCGTAGCGCGCGTAAGGCGCATTTTTGTATTCTGCGTCAATGTAATCTTTGCCGGCAGAAGCGTAGGCTGCATCTTTTGCCAATGTTTTTGGTATATCCAGCAATTGTTCCAGCGATTTCAAAGGCGTAAAAACGTAGATCAATTTTCCAGCCATTGTATCGGAAGCAACGGGTTTGAAAACGCCTACATTCTTAATTCCTGCGCGGTGCATAGCCGGAATATATGCGTCTTTCAAATAGTTTTCTACTCTGGTTTCCTGATCGGAATTTTTCAAGTGATATATCTTGATTTCATAAAACTCTCTTTTGGGAGGTGCGGCAAAAGAACTCAGGGTAATGGTAAACAGCAGCAATGCAACGATTGCATTTAGCTTCGAATGTCTGGTCATAATAATTGGCAAATATTGAATGTGGATTGTTGGTAAAAAAAGACCGGCATTTATCTTGTTTACCCTAAACACAATTAATATTTTACCTATCCTGGCAAAAAAGTCTTAGAATTTGGGACAGGAGAGCTGTTTTTTGCTGCTCTTACTACGCTTGGGCTTAGGCTCCAAAGGTGCGAATATGTAGGAAAGTGAAATCTCGTGAGCTCCGCCGCTGCCAGCCCCCAATGTTGAAATAGTGAGGTCGTAGCTGTAACCAATGGAAAATTTATCCTGCCGAAAACCCGCGAGAAAAATCAGGGATTCGTGGTTGTTGATGTTCTGCTCATATTTTTTGAAAGGTATACCACGGTACCAGGCACCTAAAACAAGCGGCTCGATGGTTGCATACAAACCGGCATCAAACTGATCGTATTTTCCTTGCTTTTTGTACATAATAGCGGGAGAGATCGTCTTTTCCTTATCAATTTCGTCGCCAAGAAAAGTGTATCCCGCAAACGGAATGCGCAAACCCGCCTGCAAACTGGCTTTTACCGGAAGTCTCGCTTCCGACAACGATGAAAACGCCTGGTTAGGCCTGTTCAAATGGTGAGCCGAAAC
The genomic region above belongs to Dyadobacter pollutisoli and contains:
- the murQ gene encoding N-acetylmuramic acid 6-phosphate etherase encodes the protein MLTTESSSNYHDLEKMSVQDILTSINNEDQTVPNAVQRSIPQIEALVEQIVPRMKKGGRLFYIGAGTSGRLGVVDASECPPTFGVPFDLVVGIIAGGDTAIRKAVENAEDDWNQAWIDLKPYEPNENDTLIGIAASGRTPYVIGGLNEAQKARLLTGCVVCNDGSPVAKAAEFPVEVVVGPEFLTGSTRMKSGTAQKLVLNMISTAVMIRLGKVKGNKMVDMQLTNEKLVNRAQQMIIDELHVNAAEAEKLLNQYGSVRGAIESLQK
- a CDS encoding zinc-binding dehydrogenase; the protein is MKAAIIKNLHEPLVIEDVEKPQAGAGEVIVQLKAASLNHRDVWIQKGLYPKITTPIIPGSDGAGIVSEIGEGVDSAWLGKEVIINPSQNWGENPDFYGDEHKILGLPDNGTFAEYVKVEAPYLVQKPAYLSFEQAATLPLGALTAWRSLHTRAKWQPGDKVLVTGAGGGVALFVIQFAIAAGAEVWVTSGSDQKIQKAIEMGAKGGVNYKNPTWFRDLLVKARGPKLGYFNVIIDSAGGPGFAKLTDIAAPGARICFYGGGTGNITDIVPAKVFFKQLNILGTTMGTESEFQEMIKFVEEKEIIPIIDTVFRLDDAEKALRLMDSGQQFGKIVLKI
- a CDS encoding NIPSNAP family protein — encoded protein: MTRHSKLNAIVALLLFTITLSSFAAPPKREFYEIKIYHLKNSDQETRVENYLKDAYIPAMHRAGIKNVGVFKPVASDTMAGKLIYVFTPLKSLEQLLDIPKTLAKDAAYASAGKDYIDAEYKNAPYARYETIVLQAFTGMPMHKKPALTGPKSERVYELRSYEGHTEKIYRNKVKMFNDGGEVPLFERLGFNAVFYAEVIAGSHQPNLMYMTTFDNKASRDEHWKAFSADAEWNKLKVNPEYQNNVSKNTSFYLTPTDYSDI